TGCAGCTAGCTTCAGGGAGGAATGACAGGTGAGCGCCCCAAAGCACTTTTGCACAAAGGCGGGTTTAACTCCCTCACAATTCCGCTCAGGATACCCCACTGCTTGAAGCGGAAACCTTCATCCCGGTCCTTGCTTTCTACTCCTCCCATTCATTGATCATCTCGCCAGCCTTGGATGCCGATTGAGTAATTTTTTCCTCCGGGGATTCCTCATCATGTGTTGAGGAAACATCGGACCGATCCGGATCCTCTTCTTCCGGCTTGGATTCGTTGATTTGATCCGTCGACTCTTCACCTTCACCTTTCTCGTCCTGAGATTCCCTGCTGGGAGGGGCCTGCTCCTCATCCCTTTTCATGCTTGTGTCTCTCGAAGTGGAAACAGAAAGATAATTTCCATCCCTGTCCAGCAGAACGGAAAGGGTCACTTTGACTTCGAAGTCCAACTGGTAGGCCACTTGTCCCTGGTGTACAACGATATCTCCCCTCTTGTATTCCACGTCCTCGTCGATACCGAGACCGTGCTCTTTTCTGAAGATGTTTTCGAGGGCTTCCCAGTCCAAATCCGCCGTAATAGCGTCGATCAATTCCTGTTCACAGGTCTTGATAACCTCCGAATCCGTGATTTTCATGGTTAATGTTCCCCTTTCATTTAAAAGGTCGTCATTCCCTGCCTATTCTGGAAGGCCGGATACGGCAACCTTCAAATCCCCCCTGGGTTTATCTTCTGTCCGTTGAATGACCTCCCCGGCCAGGTCCAGATACCTCTTGGCCCCAAAAGAGCGGATGTTATGAAAAACCAGAGGTCTTCCAGTCCCGGCACTTTCCCTGAAATCAGTGCTCCTGGGAATCGCGGTTTTAAAAACCGCTTTCCCGAAGTGTTTTCTTGCGGCCTCCGCGATCTTACGGGACGCCGGGTCGTCGGAGTCGAGCATGGTCAACAGGATTCCCGACATGCGGAGACCGGGATTGTACCTGGTTTTCAGCCAACGAAAACACTTGAGGGAGTATTGTATTTCTTCGAGGGCATAGAATTCGCATTGAAGCGGGAGCAGGAACGAGTCGGCGGTGGCCAGGGCACTGGCGCAATAAGAATTCAAGGAAGGGGGGGAATCCAGAATGACGTAATCGTATATCTCCTTAAGATTTATAAATTTTTCTCTCAATCTGAGTTCTTCGTCCATCCCTTTACCGGACAGTAGTAGTAATTCAGGATTGCAGGAGGGAAGGGAGGGAAGGATGTGCAGGTACCTTACGGAAGTGGGAATCGCCGCGCTCTTAGGCGATATTTCTCCGGTCATGATCTTGTAAAGATTGTTGTTTAATTTTTCAGTGAGGCCTTCGAAACTCATGGATGCATGTCCCTGGGGATCAAAGTCAACGAGAAGGGTTTGTTTTTCAGCAAGGGCAAGGGCCGTCGAAAGATTGACGGCCGTTGTGGTTTTGCCTACACCTCCTTTCAGGCTCGCAACGCAGATTATTACACCCATAACCTCTTGAGTTCCTTTTGGTTGGGGATT
This genomic interval from Deltaproteobacteria bacterium contains the following:
- a CDS encoding ParA family protein; the encoded protein is MGVIICVASLKGGVGKTTTAVNLSTALALAEKQTLLVDFDPQGHASMSFEGLTEKLNNNLYKIMTGEISPKSAAIPTSVRYLHILPSLPSCNPELLLLSGKGMDEELRLREKFINLKEIYDYVILDSPPSLNSYCASALATADSFLLPLQCEFYALEEIQYSLKCFRWLKTRYNPGLRMSGILLTMLDSDDPASRKIAEAARKHFGKAVFKTAIPRSTDFRESAGTGRPLVFHNIRSFGAKRYLDLAGEVIQRTEDKPRGDLKVAVSGLPE